Genomic window (Helianthus annuus cultivar XRQ/B chromosome 3, HanXRQr2.0-SUNRISE, whole genome shotgun sequence):
GAAGCAAAAATTATCACAGGGACTAATATAGGTCATCTTACTTTGATTTCAAGACTAAAGATGACACCTTCTGATAAAAGAATACCAGTGAAGATTTCTCGAAGACAGTTCCCCCTTTCACTGTGTTTTGCCATGACAATAAATAAAAGTCAAGGACAATCATTGGAGCGTGTTGGTTTATATCTTCCACGTCCAGTGTTTAGTCATGGCCAGCTCTATGTTGCTGTATCTAGAGTAAAAAGTAGGAAGgggttgaaaattttgatttgtgATAAAGAGAAACGAGTCTGTACAACCACTACTAATATGGTTTACAAAGAAGTTTTACAAAATCTATGATGATACTAAACATCTGTCAACCTGGCAACGTCTGTTGGGTATAATGGAGGAACTGCTGTTAGGAAATGTTTGTTGGAAAGCAATACAACTTTTTGGAAGCATCTGATACTTGCTCTGCATTAAGCCTATCCTGAGAACACatgttaataacattattctctTAACATCTGTTTACTAACCTTTATAATTTCTATTGACTGACCTTTTTAACATGGGTTAACTAACATCTGATAGTTACTATCTATCCATCTGGcaagctctgttggagataatggatgacagttctTAGTAAAGTCTGTTGGAATGCAACAGAACTTTTTAACAGTTAATATACAGCAGTattgctgttgaataaacctattgatcattaacttatatcaattttgtaagtctgcagtgattatttttttactctctgtcaatatgtgttatgcatggttttctaagaaacgacccgtgtttgcacacgggtcttaccgctagtgtATTTTAAAAGCTTAATTATGTTAGGAATTGCCAAGTGGCATTTTATGGAATCCTCGTCGAAGCCTCTTGTGCCCCGCCCTCGCTTATATATACACTTAAATTGGACAAATTAATTCAATATTGTATTTATTCTTTTTAAATGTAAAAATTATTAGTATTTGATAGTTTTATTTATCATTTGTGATTACTATACTTTTTATCATTATAAATttgttacttttattttttttcaattaaAACAACTCTATTGTCCTTAAAGAAATATTAAACTTTTAAATTACTAAATATGAAATAGCTAAACAAACCTTATGACATATGCAACGTAACTATTATTATTATGCATTATAATATTTATGCAAATatgatatataaatatatattattaatgaattgaataagaaaatgccatgtggcattaataGAACTTTTGAATGAGAAAATGCCATATGACATTAACTAGtttatcacccgcgaacttcgcgggtagGAAAATTTACTTTATATTAATCGAACTATGTCAGAAActtgttttataattgttttgaattgaaaaTTGTAGACATTAGGGTTGCGAGTAGGGTCATAAACTTTGGGGAAGAACCAGAGGCCGAAACTTGCCTCACTGAAAGACCcacgacaaaaaaaaaaaaaaaacttttatttacTATAACAGATTATTAGAACTTTATTAATGTTGTGTCCGTTCTTTATTATAACACATAACATGTACCAAAAACTAAAAAAACTATCATGAATTCTCAAAAGCTTtaacaccaccaccgtcaccaacCTTTGAAACACACAAACACGATATATTTTGATACGCACAATCACAATGGATTTCAATATTGGCTTACGAATAACATAAAATATCAACTCCAGTCTCTCCTATAAAAGAGCTAAAAAACACGATTTCTTAGGAGAGGTCGGAAGGAAAAGAATCGGATAACATACAAATTTTATGTTTGTTGTTGAAAGGGCATGTGGTGGAAGGACGGTGCAGAGCCGTAGAAGATGTGTGCAACACGGTGGTGATAGCAAAGATTGCGGTTGTATTTATAGGCAATGCAACGGTTTGAAATGAACATATATGCTTTTTCAGATTATTCGAATACAtgaataattaatatatattttttacttCGTAAACTTATTAAAATATCCAACTTAAAAAAAGTTAGAAATATAAAGGTCGAGAGTAGATTGGTTATTTTATCTCTAAAATGCAGGACAATCTATAGCATACACCAAACCATATAAAGGTCGAGGGTAGTAAACACCAAGCAAAAAAAACAATTTGTGCCATAAAAAAGACATAAGATCGGGCTATGTTAACCTGGGTATCGATGTGGTTCCTAAGAAAAGAAGCGAGTCACTAACAACAAAGATCAAGAGCCGGGTGGGTCTTGACCATTCACGTACGTTTTAGTCTTTTAAGTGGAGTCGAGCACATAATGATGTGGACAACAAAGTGATGAAAAAATGGTATTGCCCATTCCCGAATATCCTATAATTGCTACTATGTTATCGATCAACATAACTTTAACAGAACAGCTACCAAACATTATACTTGCCTAAAAACtaaataacataaataactaaCTCCTTGCTAAGGGCTTTTTGATCTTTAGTTTTAATGAAGTAGTTCCATTTTGCAGGCTAAAAGAATATAAATAACTAACTTTATCGCCTCTACCAACCTTTGACTACATACCTTTGACTTTTTCACAACATAGACCCGACCCCAACAACCATAGCAACAACACCCTTGTATTTCAATACCTTAAAAAGTTTGAATTTAGAAAACATAATCACAAAAACAAACATCTATTCTGTCAAGGTAGTGTAAACTGAAAGAATAAGCCAAAAATACTCTAAAATAAGAGCTTTTTCAAACATTATTAACCATGTGCCACAAAAGTTATACATATGTATGGATACGTAACACACATAACATGATTAGAGGTTAGCTAATTTTTAACTGGTCATGAAAAAACTAAAAATTTTAGAATTTCTTTTATTTACCTTCATATAGATTCAAATTAAAAAACTAAATCCATCAATTAAAAGACTTCCATGGACTCACAGTTATCAAAATCATGTCGACAAAATTTAACCTGAAATAATGCACAAGACATTTAGTAAACACATCTGACAAACTATTCCCTCATTTCAGCAACAAATGTAAAACCTATACTTCATGGAAATAACATGTACTTTTCAACTGCAAATATAACATGTCCACGGCTCAATTTTCCTTCAACACCCCAGATGAACGAACAATTTTATCATAATTCACGAAAATAAATAGTTCTCATTTTCAACCAAATACAACTTATTAATAGACATATAGATGCAAAACATACAAATTTGACTCCAATATCACATCAAAAAAGCATATTGGACATGAGAAAACCATTGGGTTTAAAACTGAAGTATCTACGAATAACAGATTGAAAAAAAGAAATGCACTGTACATATTCACAATAGcaattaagaaaaataaaaatcatATACCATCGTTCAGATACAAACAAATAAGTTGTAACAATTTTAAGATACAATTGATTGTTCAAACATGGTACAAACAAAGAAGAATAAAAACAATCAATCAGATACATATGAAAAACAATAAAAATCATTAACGATCCGATCGACAGTAACACCATGAATCGGCTAAGGATTGCTTCCTGATGATGTGTAGTCTTATTCTTTTAGGGTTTCAATGATGGGTTAGAAGAAGCAACAAAAGAAAGGAAGGTTACTTCAAAGAAAAATGCGTTGTACCTAAGTAACCTTAGGATCCGCGTTTACCCTATAGAAACTAACTTCATTGAGAAATGGTGGAGGAAAAAAGGGGTTTTGGTTCTCGAGAAAGTTTCACATCATCAGCACCAAATTAGTTCAAAATCGAAGCAACAATAAAGATTTACGCGGTGAATTTTTTGTCCTGAAACCTCAATCAGGATGATGATTAAGCCCAAAGATGGTGATGAAGGACAAACTTGTATATAATGGTTCAAAGAAAAATGCGCCTGCTTACAACCGATTGGTATAGGTTTAATATTTTGCTTACGTTTTTCTTCCATCCGAAGCTGATCTGCGCACCAATCAACAATCAATACATAAGTTAACTTCTACAAAAGATTAAACACAGTGAAATAGATATAAGCATACAAAGAATTGTGGTTTTTCTAGCATTATCAAGACCAAGAACTAAAATCCTAGCTTTTTTGTTTCCTTAAAGAGAAAAGAACAATCTCGTAAACACCAACCCGATCTATTACACACCCAGAAATGCCCTAACCTAACATCCAGTCTCCAGATCAGATCCTTTAGCTCAAAAGCAAAATTACAAAATCCTGAATTGCAGCAGACACACAAAATGACACAATATTAAAGTCTACACATACTTAATTTTCATCTCTTTTGCTTCTAGATGCCATGGTTATCTTCGTTGAGCTTAACTACCTGTCAATAAATTTCTATAAGAAATATTACCTAACTTCAATGCAATCAATTCAAATTAATAACAACAGGTCGCACCTGGTGAAATTTCAATTCTTAGGTGTGAAGGGTTGTAATGAAACGATATCGACCCGTATATCAACCAACGAATTTTCACTCTACAAAGAAAACAAATGTATGCTTATTAGTGATGCGTGATGCGTCATGTAACATCTCCAGCTCTTTTCTAGTTAGAATGAAGGAATATGAATCAAACCCATAAAGGATTTCGTGTAATGCCATGCCCATGTGTTTCTTTCTTTACACTTTATAAGCATAACGACTTTTTCATGAACTTGTTGGAAGATAATAAATTTGATTGATTAGAGTGTGAGTCAGTGAGTGGTTGAAAGCGTAAAAACATTGTCAGCTAAGGAGCTGTTAAATAAGACCCATAAGAAGGTGGAAGCACGCCATGCTGACATTAAACAACAAATATCAAAACTCAAACCTAAAAGGTCTAATTCTTGTTCAGAATGTCGAGCCAGCAACCAGCAAGATATACTCTTGATAGCCACTTTTTGTTCTGAATTGCTTCTTTGGGAATGGGCACATATGATTCTACGGGTTCTTTAGACGTTTCTTCAGGCTTCTCTACATCTTCAAACAATATGCATCATTATAATTAGCTCACATGTTTATTTAAGACAAATATAACTATAATGAAAAAAACTGATTCAATTTCATAATCTTTTTTTAATTGAAAATCATTTTAATGCATAATTTGGTTGAAACTGGATCCATAACATTAAATATATAATGATGTAATCTAGAGATAACAATCACGGCCCATTAGTTTGTATATGGACATGAAATGGGTTAAGCCAATGTATGAAATCAGATGAAGCAAATTCTTGAAGTGTAAATACAATCAGAAAAAGTCTATCATCTGATATATCTTCCCTATATGTTAACTCTCTATTGGAGATAAAGAAAGCATAGAAAGTAGGAAATGAAACAGATATTAAAAGTTGTTCTCACTGGAGTTGATAATTTCATTCTATCCAAATTATTAGGTTACAATTCAAAACAAACATGATTCTTTTTGTGATTAGTAAATTAAACAAAACAAATTGGAAAGTGCATAACAAATTGCATGGGTTTGGATATCCTAGAAGAAGAATTCATACAAATAATAATGTATCTATCTGTTTATTAATTGGTCAGTAAAATGAAACGGTTCATACACACAAATAAATAGGGGTGATTTAGCCCTAATAATAACTTCCTACCTGGATTCCGGCAACAAATACTTGAACAAACTGAAATTTCGGAAGCAGATAAACGCGAAGCGAGCTCCCATCACGAACTTGTTCTACAATAGCTTCCAACGGTTTGCCTTTGTTTGCAGCTAAGAGGCCCATTGCGTCTAAATTGTTGGGATCACCGACAGCAGACGAAGGGAGGTTTCTGATAGCAGCATCAACAGAACCGGGGGACTAAATTGAAAACGACAACGCAAAATCGATTATATAACAATAAACTTATCAATAACATTAGTAATCATTTGGGTTAAGTAACAGTAACTAACCCTGTCCCATAAACCTATGCCTTGTTGTCTGGCTTGTTCTTCAAGGCGTAACAGTTCAGTATGCTCAGGAGTCACCTCTCCCTTAAACTCCTTAGCCTGAAATCAGTAATTGCAGTTATGCTTAATGCAAAGGCGAAATTTAAAAGTCATATACACTAGTAAAGGAATTAAATTACCTTCGCCCAGCCATGAGTGACAATCTCATTTTCGACATTTGTAGTACCGATGAAAACACTACAGAATTccctagagaaatttgggatggtGTATTCCGTTCTAAAAACAACATCCTAGTAAAGAAAGAATAAAGTATAATGACAGAATGCAACATGATATTAGAAAAAGCAGCAGAAGGTTCTATGTATTAGAACCATTCCAATGCACAGCTTTTGTAGAAATTCTCTGCTATCCCATGCAAACGGGT
Coding sequences:
- the LOC110928929 gene encoding ribonuclease TUDOR 2-like isoform X3, translated to MGMTKVEIPPEKTVLLAHLSAPRLARRGGQDDPFAWDSREFLQKLCIGMDVVFRTEYTIPNFSREFCSVFIGTTNVENEIVTHGWAKAKEFKGEVTPEHTELLRLEEQARQQGIGLWDRSPGSVDAAIRNLPSSAVGDPNNLDAMGLLAANKGKPLEAIVEQVRDGSSLRVYLLPKFQFVQVFVAGIQRSLKKRLKNP
- the LOC110928929 gene encoding ribonuclease TUDOR 2-like isoform X2, yielding MGMTKVEIPPEKTVLLAHLSAPRLARRGGQDDPFAWDSREFLQKLCIGMDVVFRTEYTIPNFSREFCSVFIGTTNVENEIVTHGWAKAKEFKGEVTPEHTELLRLEEQARQQGIGLWDRSPGSVDAAIRNLPSSAVGDPNNLDAMGLLAANKGKPLEAIVEQVRDGSSLRVYLLPKFQFVQVFVAGIQSENSLVDIRVDIVSLQPFTPKN
- the LOC110928929 gene encoding ribonuclease TUDOR 2-like isoform X1; this translates as MGMTKVEIPPEKTVLLAHLSAPRLARRGGQDDPFAWDSREFLQKLCIGMDVVFRTEYTIPNFSREFCSVFIGTTNVENEIVTHGWAKAKEFKGEVTPEHTELLRLEEQARQQGIGLWDRSPGSVDAAIRNLPSSAVGDPNNLDAMGLLAANKGKPLEAIVEQVRDGSSLRVYLLPKFQFVQVFVAGIQISFGWKKNVSKILNLYQSVVSRRIFL